A region from the Lolium perenne isolate Kyuss_39 chromosome 4, Kyuss_2.0, whole genome shotgun sequence genome encodes:
- the LOC127296265 gene encoding subtilisin-like protease 1, with translation MDLARIGSRFRCALVMTILLTRTGSITKTDITGIMSAGAAGVVLINWKDAGFTSVLEDYGPDVVQVTVADGNSISEYVRTTSKPSAIVIYKNTLLGVRPSPTVAAFSSRGPCSFNPGVLKPDILAPGLNIIAAWPPVTILGSGPFHIKSGTSVSTPHVSGVAALVKSVHPKWSASAIKSAILTTADIADSRGDPILDEQHQKASAYDMGAGHVNPTKAIDPGLVYDISITEYAGYICALLGDQGLAIIARNPWLSCTKLPKIPEAQLNYPTITVPLKSTPFTLNRTVTNVGPADSVYTLKLYTPKSLAIYVSPEKLVFSKVGQKIQYSMTVSSNANDGKKFMEGSLSWVSRNHVVRSPIVASADLDFPSL, from the exons ATGGACCTCGCGCGTATTGGCAGTCGCTTTCGTTGCGCGTTG GTGATGACCATCCTCTTGACGAGAACAGGATCAATAACTAAGACTGACATCACTGGCATCATGAGTGCCGGGGCGGCTGGCGTAGTGCTGATAAATTGGAAAGATGCTGGCTTCACTTCCGTTCTCGAGGACTATGGTCCTGATGTCGTGCAAGTCACCGTGGCTGATGGCAACAGTATCAGCGAGTATGTGAGGACAACCAGCAAGCCCAGTGCCATCGTCATCTACAAGAACACTTTACTCGGCGTCCGTCCATCTCCAACTGTCGCGGCATTCTCGTCCCGCGGCCCCTGCAGCTTCAACCCTGGCGTGCTAAAGCCAGACATATTAGCACCAGGACTCAACATCATTGCTGCCTGGCCACCAGTCACTATTCTTGGCTCTGGTCCATTCCATATAAAATCCGGGACGTCTGTGTCGACTCCACACGTCAGCGGCGTTGCTGCACTTGTCAAGAGCGTCCATCCCAAGTGGTCTGCGTCTGCCATCAAGTCGGCTATTCTCACAACAGCCGATATCGCAGACAGCAGGGGTGACCCGATCTTGGACGAGCAGCATCAGAAGGCTAGTGCATATGACATGGGCGCTGGCCATGTCAATCCCACAAAAGCTATTGACCCAGGCCTAGTGTATGACATTAGCATTACTGAATATGCTGGCTACATATGTGCTCTTCTTGGCGATCAAGGCTTGGCAATCATTGCGCGTAACCCGTGGTTGTCCTGCACGAAACTTCCCAAGATACCAGAAGCTCAACTGAACTATCCCACCATAACGGTGCCGCTCAAGTCAACACCATTCACATTGAACCGAACAGTCACAAATGTGGGTCCAGCAGATTCAGTGTACACACTGAAGTTGTATACTCCAAAATCCCTTGCTATTTATGTCTCACCAGAGAAGCTGGTGTTCTCCAAAGTTGGACAGAAGATCCAATATAGCATGACGGTGAGCAGCAATGCAAATGATGGGAAAAAGTTCATGGAGGGAAGTTTGAGCTGGGTTTCAAGGAACCATGTTGTGCGCAGTCCGATTGTGGCTTCTGCTGATCTAGATTTTCCGTCTCTGTAA